A single genomic interval of Lathyrus oleraceus cultivar Zhongwan6 chromosome 7, CAAS_Psat_ZW6_1.0, whole genome shotgun sequence harbors:
- the LOC127105549 gene encoding clathrin light chain 1 translates to MESLDSFEDEHSHHHHQSPTTGPYDDDNTSNYEGYDSQQHYDYGSAYPANNSDDDNLAMNTNNNNNNQHSPSVYGFGVSTPNPDFVTPFQSTETDEGLFSSDGPVLPDHTQMQEEGFARREWRRKNMIHLEEKEKREKEMRNQIIKEAEDYKEAFHEKRKLNCETNKQNNREKEKIYLATQEKFHKEADKHYWKAIAEIIPREVPNIEKRRGKKEAENKPSVHVIQGPKPGKPTDLARMRQMILKLKQNPPSHMMPPPPKEEKDAKENKDGKDTKDGKDTKDAKENKDGKDTKDAKEGGNDKDGKISTPTAAATADSAENKPTTPEKDAAAAATTNGELQDSPAAEGEQVASPEPPAA, encoded by the exons ATGGAGTCTCTGGACTCGTTTGAGGATGAGCACtcacatcatcatcatcaatctcCAACCACAGGACCTTACGACGATGACAACACCAGCAACTATGAAGGTTACGATTCTCAACAGCATTACGATTATGGATCTGCATACCCTGCCAATAACTCCGACGACGACAACCTCGCCATgaataccaacaacaacaacaacaaccaacactCTCCTTCTGTTTATGGATTCGGTGTTTCAACTCCTAACCCTGATTTCGTCACTCCCTTTCAATCCACCGAAACCGACGAGGGATTGTTCTCTTCTGATGGGCCTGTTCTCCCTGATCACACACAAATGCAAGAAGAAGGCTTTGCTAGACGCGAATGGCGACG GAAGAATATGATTCATCTTGAGGaaaaggagaaaagagaaaaggaaatgaGAAATCAGATTATAAAGGAAGCTGAGGATTATAAGGAAGCTTTCCATGAGAAAAGAAAACTCAATTGTGAGACAAACAAGCAGAACAACAGAGAAAAAGAAAAG ATATACTTGGCCACCCAAGAGAAATTTCACAAAGAAGCTGACAAACATTACTGGAAAGCAATAGCGGAGATCATTCCTCGCGAGGTTCCGAATATTGAGAAGAGGAGAGGGAAAAAAGAAGCCGAGAATAAGCCTTCGGTTCATGTTATTCAAGGTCCTAAGCCGGGGAAACCTACTGATCTTGCTCGAATGCGCCAAATGATTTTGAAGCTTAAACAGAATCCTCCATCTCATATGATGCCTCCCCCGCCGAAAGAAGAGAAAGAtgcaaaagaaaacaaagatggCAAAGACACTAAAGATGGCAAAGACACTAAAGAtgcaaaagaaaacaaagatggAAAAGACACTAAAGATGCAAAGGAAGGAGGAAATGACAAGGATGGGAAAATCTCCACACCAACTGCCGCTGCCACCGCAGATTCTGCAGAAAATAAGCCGACTACACCAGAAAAagatgctgctgctgctgctaCTACTAATGGTGAACTGCAAGATTCTCCTGCAGCTGAGGGTGAGCAAGTGGCTAGTCCTGAGCCACCAGCAGCTTAG